The Anaeromyxobacter sp. Fw109-5 genomic interval CTCGGCGCGGCGCTGGCCTGGCTGAAGGACGCGCCCGCCGCCTGGACGCCTCTGCGACTCCCCGCGACGCTCGGCCTCCCCTTCTCGATCGCAGGGCTCCCCGCCGCGCGCTGGGGGCTCGCCGCCGAGACCTCGCTCCTGCTCGTCGGCTCGGGCGCGCTCGTCTCCTTCCGCACCGGCTGGTCCATGCTCCTCGGCGCGTTCCTCACCTACGGCGTCCTCGCGCCGGCGATGGTCGCGCGCGGCGCCATCGAGGCGGTCACCTACCGCGCCATCGTCCAGTGGACGCTCTGGGGCGGCGCCGCACTGCTCGTCAGCTCGGGCCTGCTCACCTTCGCCCTGCAGTGGCGGAGCGTCGTCGCGTCGCTCGGCGGCCTCGGGCGCGCGGTGCGCGGCGGCGACCGCGGCGACCCGCTCGCCGCCGTCGAGGCGCCGGCGTCCTGGTTCGTCGGGGGGCTGCTGGTGCTCGGTCCGGCGGTCGTGCTGCTCATGCGCGCGCTGTTCGGGATCCCGCTCTGGGTGGGCGCGCTCACCGTCCCCCTCGCGGTCGTGCTGGGGTTCATGGCGGCGCGCATCACCGGCGAGACGGACACCACGCCGACGAAGGCGTTCGGGCCGCTCACGCAGCTCCTGTACGGCGGGCTCCTCCCCGGCCAGCTCGTGCCGAACCTGATGGGGGCGAACGTGACGGGGGGCATCGGCCTCCACGCGGCGGATCTCCTCACCGACCTCAAGAGCGGCTACCTCCTCGGCGCGCGCCCCCGCCCCCAGCTCGCGGCGCAGCTCCTCGGCACGATCGTCGGGGCGGCGGCGATCGTGCCGGTGTTCGACCTGCTCGTGCCGGACGCGAGCGTGCTCGGCTCGGAGAAGTTCCCCGCCCCCGCCTCCCAGGTGTGGGCGGGCGTCTCGCGCGTCCTCGCGGCTGGCGTCGGCGCGCTCCACCCGACGGCGCGGGTGGCGATCGCCGCCGGCGCGGCGCTCGGAGCGGCGCTGGTCCTGCTCGAGCGCCTCCTGCCGGCCCGGGCGCGCGCGTTCGTGCCGACCGCCTCGGGCCTCGGCCTCGCCATGGTCATCCCGGGCACGAGCTCGATCGCGATCTTCGTCGGCGCGACGCTCGCCGACGCCCTGCGGAGGACGCGGCCGGCGCTCGCGGACGCGGCCGTGCTCCCCGTGGCGTCCGGGCTGATCGCCGGCGAGAGCCTCATGGGCATCGTCGTGGCGATCGTGCTCGCGCTGGGGCTCGGCGGGTGACCCCGTGAGCGCGGCGAGACCGGTCGCGGTCGTGTGCGGGAACGTGACGCTCGATCGCGTCGGGGCCGGGCTCGTGCCGGGCGGCTCGGCGTGGTACGCGGCGCACACCCTGCGCGCGCTCGGCGCGGACGCGCGGGTGCTCACCTCGTCCGGCGCCGACTACCCGAGGGAGGCGCTCGCGGGCGTGGAGGCGCGGATCGCCCCCGCGCCGCGCACCACGCTGTTCGTGAACGTGCACGCACCCGGCGGCGAGCGCACGCAGCGGGTCGAGGCCGCCGCGCCGCCGCTCGATCCCGCCTCGCTGCCCGCGGAGTGGCGTGGGGCGGACGTGCTCCACCTCGCCCCGGTGCTGGGCGAGCTCTCGCCGCGCGCCTTCGCCGACGTCGCCGGCGCGGGGCGGGTCGGCCTGGGCGTGCAGGGGCTCGTGCGGGCGGTGGCACCCGACGGCGCGGTGCTGCAGCCGCGCTGGTCCTTCGCGCCCGAGGACCTCGCCGGCGTGACCGCCGCCTTCGTCGGGGAGGACGATCTGCGCGGCCAGGGCGATCTGCTGGCGCGCCTCTCCGCCGCCGTGCCGATCGTCGTGTTCACGCGAGGCGCCGCCGGCTGCGAGATCATGGCGGAGGGCCGCACGCTGCGCGTGGGGGTGTTTCCGACGCGAGAGGTCGATCCGACGGGCGCGGGGGACGTGTTCGCGGCCGGGTTCCTCTTCGCCCTCGCGCGCGGCGCCGACCTGGCCGAGGCGGGCCGCCTCGCCGCCGCGGCGGCGTCGATCGTGGTCGAGGGCGTGGGAGGGGAGACCCTCGGCCGCGTCGGCGAGGCGTTCCAGAGGGCGAGGATCGTGACTGTCGCGGGGTAGTGGCGCCCGGTCGAGGTCGAGGTCGAGGTCGAGGTCGGGGTCGTCGTTCTACCTCCCCCTCCCCATCGTCCGCAGCGCCGCCGTCCACAGCCGCACCTCGCTCCTCGTCAGCCGCGCGCGGCGGAGCGGCGAGAGGAGGTCGCGGACGGCGTGGCGCTCCGGGCCGGCCAGGAACCCGGTCTCGCGCAGCGCCGCCCGCAGCATCTCCTCCAGCCCGCGCAGCTCGCCGTCGGTCGCGCCCGCTGCCGCCGGGGCTGGCTCGCGCGTCGCGAGCGCGGCGCGGCGGAGCTCGTAGGCGTACAGGAGCACGGCCTGCGCGAGGTTCACGGACGGCTGCGCCTCGTCGGTGGGGATGGCGGAGAGATCGTGGCAGCGGAGCACCTCGTCGTTCGCGAGCCCGCTGCGCTCGTCGCCGAAGACGAGCGCGGTGCGGCCCGCCGGCGCGCGCTCCATCGCCTCGCGCGCGACCTCCGCCGGGGAGAGCCGCCGCTTGCCGCGCACGCGCCGGGAGCTCGTCCCCACCACCCAGGCGCAGTCGGCCACGGCCTCGTCGAGCGTCCGGACGAGCCGGGGGCGGTCGAGCAGATCCTCGGCGTGCACGGCGACGCGCCTCGCGGTCGCGAAGTCGTGCGTCCCGAGCTCGGCGATGGCCCAGTCCGCCAGGCCGAAGTTCTTCATGGCGCGCGCCACCGCTCCGAGGTTCTCGGGGTTTCGCGGCCGGAGCAGGACGATGCGCACCGGCGGCGCCGCGGGGTTCGCTCGGGACATGCGCGCATCCTAACCGCACTCGCCCGCCCGCTCGGCCGGCGTCCCCACGCGCCCGCGCGCCCGTCCACCGCCTCGACGGGAGCGCCCCGACGAGCCCCCTCGCGCCCTGCGTCTGCGCGAGGTTCCATGGGGCGGCCGGGAGGTGAGGTCATGCGGGTTCGAGAGGTGATGACGCGAAACGCCGTGACGATCGGCGTCGACGAGACGTTGGTCGCCGCCGCGCGGAAGATGAAGGAGCTCGGCGTCGGCGCCCTGCCCGTGCTCGCGGAAGGGACGCTCACGGGGATCCTCACCGACCGGGACCTGACGGTGCGGGCGACCGCGGCGGGGGCGGACCCCAGGCGGACGCGCGTGCGGGACGCGATGACGCCGCAGGTGGTGGCCTGCACCGAGGACGACGAGCTCGCCGAGGCGGCGCACGCGATGGAGGCCTGCGCCGTGCGGCGCCTCATCGTCCTCGATCGGGAGGGACGCCTCTGCGGGATGCTCTCGGTCGAGGACCTCGCCGGCGCGAGCACCGCGCTCGCGGCGGAGGTGCTGCGCCGGGCGCGGGACCCCATGCTCCCCGCGCCTTGAGGGGGCGCGACGAGCGTGCGGCGCCCCGGACCGGGGCGCCAGGTCGGGTGTCGCGTGCTAGAAAGCGCGCGTGCTCGACGGCCCCTTCCAGCTCCCCATCGCCTTCGACGTCGCCGCCGCGTTCCTGTTCGCCATCACGGGCGCGATGGCCGCGGTGCGCAAGCGCTACGATCTCGTCGGCATCCTCGTCCTCTCCTTCGCGACCGGGCTCGGCGGCGCGCTGCTGCGCGACGGGCTCTTCCTGCAGCAGGGGCCCGCCGCCGTCCTGACCGACGGCCGCTACCTCCTCGGCGTCCTCGGCGGCGGCGTCACCGGCGCGTTCTTCGGGCGCCACCTGCACCGCGTCCGGCTGGTCATCGAGGTCATCGACGCCCTCGCGCTCGGCGTCTACGGCGTGGTGGGCGCCCAGAAGTCGCTCGCCGCGGGGCTCCCGCTCGTGTCGGCCGCGCTCGTCGGCTGCGTGAACGCGGTCGGGGGCGGCGTGCTGCGCGACGTCCTCGTGCGCGAGGAGCCGCTCATCTTCAAGCCAGGCGAGTTCTACGCGCTCGCGGCCCTGGCGGGGGTGGTGCTGTTCATCGGCCTCGCGGCCGGGGCGCGCCTGCCAGAGGAGACGGCCGCGCTGGCCGGGATCGGTCTCGCGTTCATGGTACGGCTCCTCTCGATCCGGCTCGGCTGGCGTACGGGTGCGTTCGAGCCCGAGGGGTCCCCGCCGACCCGTCCATGATCCTGGCGCCTGCCCGGTTGCTCGCAGTCAAGGCGAGCGACCGACCCGTTTGCGTACAGTCCGCGCGCCTTGGAGAGACCCATACAGGTCTTCAACCCGCGGTACGCATCAGGAGCTCGAATGCACTTCGCCCGGATCCTCGTCCTCTCCCTCGCCGCCGCGCTGCCGCTCTCGGCTCTCGCGGCCGGCGGTCACGACGGCGTCGGCTGCGCCGGCTGCCACGCCATCCACACGGCCAAGGGCGAGATCATCTTCGCGGTGGGGCCGAACAAGGTCGCCCAGAACCCCCGCACGAAGTCGGCCTACACCGCCTCGACGGCGCTCTGCCTCGGCTGCCACGAGGAGTCCTCGAAGGGCGGCCAGGGCTATGCGCCGGTGGCCGGTCACATGAGCCACCCCTACGGCCTGGCGTCGGTGAACTCGAAGGTCGCGAACGTCCCCGCCGACCTGCTCCGCAACGGCCGCTTCGAGTGCGTCGGCTGCCACGACCCGCACCCATCGAACCCGAACCACAAGTACCTGCGCGTCGACACCGCGAAGGGCCAGAACATGGACGCGTTCTGCGGCGTGTGCCACTCGGTGAAGGCCGACCCGAGCGTCGTCTCGAAGAAGGCCGCGGTCTTCACCTCGATGGATCAGCGCGCCGGCGTCGCCGCCCCGGCTGCCTCGAAGAAGTAGCCCTCCGTCGCCGCGTTGTCCCGAGGCCCCCGGCGAGCGTCGCCGGGGGCCTCGCCGCATCACCGCGAGAGGGGCCCCGGCAGCTGGGCGTGCCGCGCGCCCGGCCCCGTCGGTCGCCAGACCTCGAGCATGCCGGTCGGCGAGGAGCGGTAGACGCGCTCGAAGCGCGCGCGGAGATCGCGCTCCATGCGCGCGCCGCACGGGCTCGCGAGCGCCTCCGGCGTCGCGCCGTACAGGAGCACGTAGTCCACCTTCGCCCGCACGGCCGCGCGCAGGTCGATGCAGGGGGGCTCCCCCTCCATCCGCCCCAGCGATCCGGCGAGCAGCAGGAACGGGTTGTTCTGGTCCGGGAAGCGGACCGGGCAGTGGTCGGTGAACGCCTGGCTGTTCTTCAGATCCACCCCGCCGTTCCGGGCGACGATCCAGCCCGTCGCGTGCAGGAGCGGCTTCACGCGGTAGCCCAGGTTCCGCCCGTTCTCGTCGCGCGGCCCGTGCGGCGAGACGGCGACCGGCAGGAGCACGCGGTCCGGCCCGAGGGTCTCGGCGGCCGCGACGTACTCCTCCACGTGGGCGGAGAGCTGGAGCTGCTTCTCGAGGCGGATCCCCGTCACCACCACGGCGATCCCGGCGAGGGCGAGCGCCACGCGCCGGACCGCGATGGCGGGCGCCGCGCCGGTGGCGATCCACGCCGTCACCGACAGGAAAGCGAACAGCGACAGGCGGTCCGAGACGTGCGCGCCCGCCGCCACGACCTCCGGGATGGCGAAGTAGAGGACGGCGAAGGCGGCCGCGGCGAGGAGCCACCCGTCGTACGGGCGGAGCGTGCGCGTGCCGGTGGCGCGCACCAGCGCGAGGTGCACCACCCCGACGAAGAGCACCAGCGACACCGCGCAGGCGAGGAGGATCTCCCGCCGGTCGATCGAGACGAGCGCGTAGGCGGTGGCGAGCTTCGCGGCGAGCTCCAGGAACGGGAGGCGCGAGGAGACGCTGTCGGAGTGCGCGAGGAGCCACGCGACGAGCAGCGCCCCCCCGGGCAGCGCCGCCAGCGCCACGGCGCCCGAGCGGAGGGCGTAGGCTCGGAGCACGAGGCGACGGCGCGCGGGGCGGCCGCGGGCGCGGTGCAGCGCGAGCGCGAGGCGCCAGGCGAGCAGGGCGCCGATCGCCAGGAACGCCCCGGCGAACGCGACGGAGTGAGCGAAGAAGAGGAGCAGCGACAGCACCGCGAGCGCGAGCCAGCGCGCCGGCCCGAGCCGCCCACGCCTCCGCGCCCAGAAGCCGACGGCGAGCAGCGCGAGCGCGAGCCCGTAGCAGAAGTTCCAGAAGCCCATGTGGAACGGGAACGCGTGCACGAACGGGAACGCGGCGAGGGCGGCCCACCATCCGTCCCTCCCTCGCGGGAGCAGGGCGCGGAAGCCGAGCGGGAAGAGCACCGTGTAGCCGGTCAGCACGAGCTTCTCCGCCGTGACCGGCCCGACCACCTGCAGGAGCCCGGCGAGGATCGCCTGGGTGAGCCAGTTCGGCTGGGCGCCCCAGTTCGCGACGTACCAGTGCTGCAGCAGTGGGGACTCGCGGTAGTGCAGCAGGGCGAGCACGTTCTCGACGTGCAGGGGTCCGTCCTGCGTCGGGAAGTAGGGCGCGATCCAGATCGGCAGGACGTGGAGCAGGAGCAGCCCCGCGAAGATGGCCGGGGCGATCCACGCCCCGGGCCGAGGCTCCGAGAGGGCGGCCCGAGGCGCGCCGGCGTCCCCGGGACCCCACGCGAACCGGAGGCTCCCGAGGTAGTTCACCGCGAAGGCGACGCCGATGCCGGCCGACTGGGCCACGTAGCGGAGCGCGCCGAGCTCCGGGCGCCCGAGCAAGCGCCGGAGCGCCACGGCCACGAGCACGAACGTGGCGAGCTGGATGACGCCGCCCGCCAGGCACACCGCGTGGTAGCGCAGGAGCCGGCGCACGATCCCGGCGCCCAGATCTCGCCGATCGCTGAACGTGAAGCCGTCGTTGAGGAGGAAGTTCGTGACGATGCTCGTCTCGATCGCGAGCGCCGAGGCGACGACGTCCTGGAGCTCCAGCACCGCCGCGAACAGGTGCAGGGCCGCGAGGTTCACGAGGACGCCCGAGAGCCCGACCAGGGCGAACCTCGCGACACGACCCTTCATCGGGCATTCCCCTCCCGGTGCTCACCCTGTGAGCCCCGCTCCCGAAGGGCATTCCCGCGACGGGGCGCTACGCCCACGAGGGTGTCGCGGACATGGCTCCGCCGTGCGCCGCGTCACCCTCGCCCGCCGTGCGGTCAGGCGCAGCGTTCGTGCTCGCAGAGCGAGAGCACGATCCCGAGCACGTCCTCGAGGTCGAACGGCGCCTCGCCCCGTTCACGCGCCCGAGCTCCCCCTTCTGCGGTCATGGTGATCACCGGCACGTCCCCCAGCCGCGGATCGGCGCGGACGGCGCTCACGAACCCCCGCGCCGCGCCGCTCGCCCGCCGCAGATCCACGATCACCACGGCGGGAGCGACGCCGTCGCCGAGCCGAGCGAGCCCGTCGGTGAGATCGCTCGCGACGACGACGTCGGCGCCACGGCCGGCGAGCGCCTGCACCACCGAGGCGCGGACGTCCGCGTCGTGCTCGATGAGGAGGACTCGACGGCGCTCGGGCATCGCACGAGCCTACCGCGGCCGCGCGCGCTCTTCGGTCTCACGACCGCGGGACGCGCCCGTGTGGCCAGGGGTGCGCGGCGCCCTGCACCGCCGATCAGTTCACGAACGAGCCGCGCGGCCGCTCGGCGGCGACGCCGAGGAGCTCGAGGCCCTGTCGTGTCAGGAGATATCTCACCGTCCCGCTCCCGCGCTCGGTGTCGATCCTCGCCTCGAACGCGGGGCCCGTGATGGCGCCGAGCTGGAGCGTCCGCTTCAGATTGACGACACGTCCGTTCATGAGGTCGCCGGCGACCTGCCCGACGGAATCGTCGCGCCGGTACAGGTCGACGGCCGCCTCGTGCAGCGTCGCGGCGAGCGACGGCGAGAGCGGGATGGACGAGAAGAGGACGGAGATGAGGGTCCAGGCCTGGGTGGCTTCCGCGGACATCGCGCGCATTGTACCCCGCCCGGCCGACCGGGCGCCGCCGGCGCCCGCGGCCGGGCGCGGTGGGGTGTAGTCTGCGCGCGTGAACCTGCTCCTCGTCGAGGCCTCGGAGCTCGCGCCCGATGGCACCGCCCGGCTCGCCGGGCGACGCGCGATGCACGTCCACGGGGTGCTGCGCGCCTCGGCGGGGGACCGGATCCAGGCGGGCGTGATCGGCGGCCGGATGGGCGAGGCCGAGGTGCTCTCCGCGAGCGAGGGCGAGGTCGTGATCGCGCCGCGGCTCGAGCACCCTCCTCCGCCGCCCTCGCCCGTCGCGCTGCTCGCCGCGCTGCCCCGGCCGAAGATCCTCCGGCGCGTGCTGCAGGCGGTCGCGTCCATGGGCGTGAAGCGGCTGGTGCTGCTCGGCAGCTACCGCGTGGAGAAGAGCTATTTCGGCACGCCGTTCCTGGATCCCGCCGCGATCCGGGCGGAGCTCGTCCTCGGGCTCGAGCAGGGTCGTGACACCGTGCTGCCGGAGGTCTCGGTGCGCCGCTTCTTCAAGCCGTTCGTGGAGGACGAGCTGGACGAGACCTTCCCGACGCGCGCGCGGCTCCTCGCCCACCCGTCCGGGAGCGATCCGCTCGAGGCGCTCGCGCCCGGCGCGGAGCGGGCGTGCCTCGCCATCGGTCCGGAGGGCGGGTGGACGCCCTACGAGGCGGCCGCGCTGTGCGCGCGCGGCTTCACGCCGTTCTCGCTCGGGCCGCGGGTGCTCCGCGTGGACGCGGCGGTGCCGTACGCGGTGGGCCAGGTGGAGCTCTGGCTGCGCCGCGCGGGCGCCGCTCCGCCGCCCCTCCGCTGAGCGGCCCGGGCGCGTCGACCCGGGCGGGAACGCACCTTCCGCGGTGGCGACCTGCGGCGTGCACCCCATCACGGTTGGGCCTCTCCCGACCCGTGGTGTATCTGTACTCGACACTCTCGCCCCGCCGCACCGCCGGCTCACGAGGTCTCGACATGAACGTTCCGGAGCTCTCCCCTCCCGCCCGCCTCCTCCTCGGCCCCGGCCCGAGCCCCGTCCACCCGCGCGTGCTCCGCGCGATGTCGACGCCGCTCCTCGGGCACCTCGACCCGAAGTTCCTCGAGATCATGAACGAGGTGCAGGCGCAGCTCCGCGGCGTCTTCCGCACCGAGAACCCGTTCACGATCGCCGTGTCGGGCACCGGGTCCGCCGGGATGGAGGCCGCGCTCGTCAACGTCGTGGAGCCGGGCGACACCGTCGTGGTCGTCGCGGCGGGCGTCTTCGGCAACCGCATGGCCGACATCGTCGGCCGCTGCGGCGCGAAGCTCGTGAAGATCGAGATCCCCTGGGGCGAGACCTGCGATCTCGGCCGCATCGAGGAGGCGCTGAAGGCGGAGCGCGTGAAGGCCGTGGGCCTCGTGCACGCCGAGACCTCCACCGGCGCGCACCAGCCGCTCGAGGGGCTCGGCAAGCTCTGCCACGCTCACGGCGCGCTCCTCGTGGCGGACACGGTCACGTCGCTGGGCGGCGTCCCCGTCGAGGTCGACGCGTGGGGGATCGACGCCTGCTACTCGGGCACGCAGAAGTGCCTGTCCTGCCCGCCGGGCCTCGCGCCGCTCACCCTCTCCGCGCGCGCGCTCGACGTGGTCCGCGCGCGCAAGACGAAGGTGCAGAGCTGGTACCTCGACGCCTCGATGATCGCGGACTACTGGGCGGAGGGGAAGCGCGCGTACCACCACACCGCGCCCATCAGCATGGTGTACGCGCTGCGCGAGGCGCTCCGCCTCGTGCACGAGGAGGGGCTGGAGGCCCGCTTCGCGCGCCACCGCCGCCACTCGGCCGCGCTCATGGCTGGCCTCGCCGCCCTGGGCTGTGCCCCGCAGGCGCAGGAGGGGCGGCGGCTGCCGACCCTCAACTGCGT includes:
- a CDS encoding cytochrome c3 family protein encodes the protein MHFARILVLSLAAALPLSALAAGGHDGVGCAGCHAIHTAKGEIIFAVGPNKVAQNPRTKSAYTASTALCLGCHEESSKGGQGYAPVAGHMSHPYGLASVNSKVANVPADLLRNGRFECVGCHDPHPSNPNHKYLRVDTAKGQNMDAFCGVCHSVKADPSVVSKKAAVFTSMDQRAGVAAPAASKK
- a CDS encoding CBS domain-containing protein, whose product is MTRNAVTIGVDETLVAAARKMKELGVGALPVLAEGTLTGILTDRDLTVRATAAGADPRRTRVRDAMTPQVVACTEDDELAEAAHAMEACAVRRLIVLDREGRLCGMLSVEDLAGASTALAAEVLRRARDPMLPAP
- a CDS encoding trimeric intracellular cation channel family protein is translated as MLDGPFQLPIAFDVAAAFLFAITGAMAAVRKRYDLVGILVLSFATGLGGALLRDGLFLQQGPAAVLTDGRYLLGVLGGGVTGAFFGRHLHRVRLVIEVIDALALGVYGVVGAQKSLAAGLPLVSAALVGCVNAVGGGVLRDVLVREEPLIFKPGEFYALAALAGVVLFIGLAAGARLPEETAALAGIGLAFMVRLLSIRLGWRTGAFEPEGSPPTRP
- a CDS encoding 16S rRNA (uracil(1498)-N(3))-methyltransferase; amino-acid sequence: MNLLLVEASELAPDGTARLAGRRAMHVHGVLRASAGDRIQAGVIGGRMGEAEVLSASEGEVVIAPRLEHPPPPPSPVALLAALPRPKILRRVLQAVASMGVKRLVLLGSYRVEKSYFGTPFLDPAAIRAELVLGLEQGRDTVLPEVSVRRFFKPFVEDELDETFPTRARLLAHPSGSDPLEALAPGAERACLAIGPEGGWTPYEAAALCARGFTPFSLGPRVLRVDAAVPYAVGQVELWLRRAGAAPPPLR
- a CDS encoding GtrA family protein; its protein translation is MKGRVARFALVGLSGVLVNLAALHLFAAVLELQDVVASALAIETSIVTNFLLNDGFTFSDRRDLGAGIVRRLLRYHAVCLAGGVIQLATFVLVAVALRRLLGRPELGALRYVAQSAGIGVAFAVNYLGSLRFAWGPGDAGAPRAALSEPRPGAWIAPAIFAGLLLLHVLPIWIAPYFPTQDGPLHVENVLALLHYRESPLLQHWYVANWGAQPNWLTQAILAGLLQVVGPVTAEKLVLTGYTVLFPLGFRALLPRGRDGWWAALAAFPFVHAFPFHMGFWNFCYGLALALLAVGFWARRRGRLGPARWLALAVLSLLLFFAHSVAFAGAFLAIGALLAWRLALALHRARGRPARRRLVLRAYALRSGAVALAALPGGALLVAWLLAHSDSVSSRLPFLELAAKLATAYALVSIDRREILLACAVSLVLFVGVVHLALVRATGTRTLRPYDGWLLAAAAFAVLYFAIPEVVAAGAHVSDRLSLFAFLSVTAWIATGAAPAIAVRRVALALAGIAVVVTGIRLEKQLQLSAHVEEYVAAAETLGPDRVLLPVAVSPHGPRDENGRNLGYRVKPLLHATGWIVARNGGVDLKNSQAFTDHCPVRFPDQNNPFLLLAGSLGRMEGEPPCIDLRAAVRAKVDYVLLYGATPEALASPCGARMERDLRARFERVYRSSPTGMLEVWRPTGPGARHAQLPGPLSR
- a CDS encoding PfkB family carbohydrate kinase; amino-acid sequence: MSAARPVAVVCGNVTLDRVGAGLVPGGSAWYAAHTLRALGADARVLTSSGADYPREALAGVEARIAPAPRTTLFVNVHAPGGERTQRVEAAAPPLDPASLPAEWRGADVLHLAPVLGELSPRAFADVAGAGRVGLGVQGLVRAVAPDGAVLQPRWSFAPEDLAGVTAAFVGEDDLRGQGDLLARLSAAVPIVVFTRGAAGCEIMAEGRTLRVGVFPTREVDPTGAGDVFAAGFLFALARGADLAEAGRLAAAAASIVVEGVGGETLGRVGEAFQRARIVTVAG
- a CDS encoding alanine--glyoxylate aminotransferase family protein encodes the protein MNVPELSPPARLLLGPGPSPVHPRVLRAMSTPLLGHLDPKFLEIMNEVQAQLRGVFRTENPFTIAVSGTGSAGMEAALVNVVEPGDTVVVVAAGVFGNRMADIVGRCGAKLVKIEIPWGETCDLGRIEEALKAERVKAVGLVHAETSTGAHQPLEGLGKLCHAHGALLVADTVTSLGGVPVEVDAWGIDACYSGTQKCLSCPPGLAPLTLSARALDVVRARKTKVQSWYLDASMIADYWAEGKRAYHHTAPISMVYALREALRLVHEEGLEARFARHRRHSAALMAGLAALGCAPQAQEGRRLPTLNCVKVPAGIEEAPVRKALLLEHGIEIGGGLGPLAGKVWRIGLMGEGARQESVLVVLAALEQALAKQGKAPKPGTATSAALEVYARG
- a CDS encoding OPT family oligopeptide transporter, which translates into the protein MLDVSAPPGPEDPERRWLAEVYQPDARQLTLRAALAGCALGAVMALSNLYVILKTGWSLGVTITACILAFAFFRAARAAGLARTEFGPLENNAMASVASSAGYMTGGGNMAALPALLMLTGARPDALPLVAWFATIAALGVFVAIPIKRQLVNREQLPFPTGTATAETIRALHGDASSGKARLLGGAALLGAALAWLKDAPAAWTPLRLPATLGLPFSIAGLPAARWGLAAETSLLLVGSGALVSFRTGWSMLLGAFLTYGVLAPAMVARGAIEAVTYRAIVQWTLWGGAALLVSSGLLTFALQWRSVVASLGGLGRAVRGGDRGDPLAAVEAPASWFVGGLLVLGPAVVLLMRALFGIPLWVGALTVPLAVVLGFMAARITGETDTTPTKAFGPLTQLLYGGLLPGQLVPNLMGANVTGGIGLHAADLLTDLKSGYLLGARPRPQLAAQLLGTIVGAAAIVPVFDLLVPDASVLGSEKFPAPASQVWAGVSRVLAAGVGALHPTARVAIAAGAALGAALVLLERLLPARARAFVPTASGLGLAMVIPGTSSIAIFVGATLADALRRTRPALADAAVLPVASGLIAGESLMGIVVAIVLALGLGG
- a CDS encoding RNA methyltransferase, producing the protein MSRANPAAPPVRIVLLRPRNPENLGAVARAMKNFGLADWAIAELGTHDFATARRVAVHAEDLLDRPRLVRTLDEAVADCAWVVGTSSRRVRGKRRLSPAEVAREAMERAPAGRTALVFGDERSGLANDEVLRCHDLSAIPTDEAQPSVNLAQAVLLYAYELRRAALATREPAPAAAGATDGELRGLEEMLRAALRETGFLAGPERHAVRDLLSPLRRARLTRSEVRLWTAALRTMGRGR
- a CDS encoding response regulator receiver protein — translated: MPERRRVLLIEHDADVRASVVQALAGRGADVVVASDLTDGLARLGDGVAPAVVIVDLRRASGAARGFVSAVRADPRLGDVPVITMTAEGGARARERGEAPFDLEDVLGIVLSLCEHERCA